One Nitrospirota bacterium genomic window, AACAGATAAAGAATACGACGAGGCGGTATTCGTGGTACGGGGGTGCGGACCACAAACAATTCATGACAATCGTGACTATCGACGAAATAGTGCAGGCAACAGGGGGGAAAGTGCTTTGCGGCAGGCAGGAGGCATTTAGCGGTCTTTCCATTGATTCGCGGAACATAAAAACCGGAGAGCTTTTTATTGCCCTGCGTGGTGAACGTTTCGACGGCCATGATTTT contains:
- a CDS encoding UDP-N-acetylmuramoyl-tripeptide--D-alanyl-D-alanine ligase, coding for MTIVTIDEIVQATGGKVLCGRQEAFSGLSIDSRNIKTGELFIALRGERFDGHDFVRDALQSGGGALVSVPPAEPGRQKTIIHVNNTLKALHDLARFR